The following coding sequences lie in one Oncorhynchus gorbuscha isolate QuinsamMale2020 ecotype Even-year linkage group LG10, OgorEven_v1.0, whole genome shotgun sequence genomic window:
- the LOC124045337 gene encoding stAR-related lipid transfer protein 9-like encodes MRERRQASEGALNCSYNDFQALTSDSRAGGEAVQGQTGDRGAEGKEPPPRQQCIEDQLRCMEEQRGYVECLRQEIQTEQRRAERDLEKEQAHLRQRHTDNVCLAPGVSGYDPLMSSSPSSPTNLRQRTSSFGSASSISTAYQDFTSCLLGRAMAEVRLAAASDMGNLVMGKAAAGWRYQGVERGVQAFYKPSSSPSVHCFLGAVELERPLASLWSMVRDHSKTHLYHEAIRSAWTRPLDDSTQLVYLLTDPSSCHLKQPRDFCCISTQSQQDELCVLAMQSVFEESLPRPSVEAVRGEMLPSAWVLQPITRHVREVVRVIYLLQVDLGTPSLPQRLLGSVARRQASVLAELDSLFSL; translated from the exons ATGAGAGAACGGAGACAG GCCAGTGAAGGTGCACTGAACTGCAGCTACAATGATTTTCAAGCCTTGACCTCTGAttccag ggctggaggagaggcAGTCCAGGGGCAGACGGGTGACCGTGGGGCTGAGGGGAAGGAGCCTCCCCCCAGGCAGCAGTGTATTGAGGACCAGCTGCGGTGCATGGAGGAGCAGAGGGGGTATGTGGAGTGTCTACGCCAAGAAATCCAGACTGAACAGAGACGAGCTGAGAGAGATCTAGAGAAAGAACAGGCCCATCTGAGACAACGACACACTGACA ATGTATGTCTGGCGCCTGGTGTGTCAGGGTATGACCCTCTGATGTCATCCTCACCATCATCTCCTACGAACCTACGACAGCGCACCTCCTCTTTTGGCTCCGCCTCGTCCATATCGACAGCCTATCAGGACTTCACTTCCTGTCTGCTTGGTCGAGCTATGGCTGAG GTGCGTTTGGCTGCTGCTAGTGACATGGGGAACCTAGTGATGGGGAAAGCTGCAGCTGGTTGGAG gtacCAGGGTGTGGAGCGAGGTGTCCAGGCCTTCTACAAGCCCTCCTCCAGCCCATCTGTGCACTGTTTCCTTGGGGCGGTGGAGCTGGAGAGGCCCCTGGCCAGCCTGTGGAGCATGGTCCGAGACCACTCCAAGACCCACCTGTACCATGAGGCTATCCGGTCTGCCTGGACACGACCACTAGATGACAGCACTCAGTTGG TCTACCTGCTGACAGACCCATCCAGCTGCCACCTCAAACAGCCCAGAGACTTCTGCTGCATCAGCACCCAGTCACAACAG gaTGAGCTATGTGTGCTGGCCATGCAGTCGGTCTTCGAGGAGTCTCTCCCTCGGCCCAGTGTAGAGGCTGTCCGAGGGGAGATGTTGCCTAGCGCCTGGGTCCTTCAGCCAATCACACGCCACGTCCGAGAGGTCGTCAGGGTTATCTACCTACTGCAG GTGGACCTGGGCACTCCATCCCTTCCTCAGAGACTGTTGGGATCAGTGGCTAGGAGACAGGCGTCCGTCCTGGCTGAGCTTGACTCCCTTTTCTCTTTGTGA